A DNA window from Micromonospora sp. NBC_01739 contains the following coding sequences:
- a CDS encoding AI-2E family transporter, producing the protein MSRFEQPRRRVRQAFQVGRASVRAARERQRERAAIRAQEAVAVPPPWQPVPPVDGGGSTTSRDDSDVPKALRIAAAWSWRLIVIGVVGWALLRLMGTVRIVIVPLLVALLLTALLAPAVGWLLRLRVPRSLATAVVLISGLGAVVGTLTLVVNQFIVGLPDLSVRASAGIGQIQDWLRDGPLGLSDGQLNGYVEAGQKWINENSQSLTSGAINTAGTVFEVFTGTLLVLFAMFFFLRDGDRIWRFLVGMLPVAARWRADDAGRASWLTLVAYVRATVLVAFIDALGIGIALVLFDVPFAFPLAALVFLGAFIPIVGATLSGAVAVLVALVDSGWVTALAILGAVIVVQQLEGNVLQPWIMGRAVALHPLPVVLAVTAGVVLDGIVGALVAVPLIAVLNTAVRRLARRPPEPAPPVPDAVVVRSTAP; encoded by the coding sequence TTGAGCCGCTTCGAGCAGCCGCGACGGCGGGTGCGTCAGGCGTTCCAGGTGGGACGCGCGTCCGTACGCGCCGCCCGCGAGCGACAGCGCGAACGAGCGGCGATCCGCGCCCAAGAGGCGGTCGCCGTCCCGCCGCCCTGGCAGCCCGTGCCGCCGGTCGACGGCGGTGGCTCGACGACCAGCCGGGACGACTCCGATGTGCCGAAGGCACTGCGGATCGCCGCCGCCTGGTCCTGGCGGCTGATCGTGATCGGGGTGGTCGGCTGGGCGCTGCTGCGCCTGATGGGCACCGTTCGCATCGTCATCGTTCCCCTGCTGGTGGCCCTGCTGCTGACCGCCCTGCTGGCCCCGGCGGTCGGGTGGCTGCTGCGGTTGCGGGTACCCCGGAGCCTGGCCACTGCGGTGGTGCTGATCAGCGGGCTCGGCGCGGTGGTGGGCACCCTGACCCTGGTGGTCAACCAGTTCATCGTCGGTCTGCCCGACCTGAGTGTGCGGGCCTCGGCCGGCATCGGGCAGATCCAGGACTGGTTGCGCGACGGCCCCCTCGGGCTGTCCGACGGGCAGCTCAACGGCTACGTCGAGGCCGGCCAGAAGTGGATCAACGAGAACAGTCAGTCCCTGACCAGCGGGGCGATCAACACCGCCGGCACGGTGTTCGAGGTGTTCACCGGCACCCTGCTGGTGCTGTTCGCGATGTTCTTCTTCCTGCGCGACGGTGACCGGATCTGGCGGTTCCTGGTCGGGATGCTGCCGGTGGCGGCCCGTTGGCGGGCCGACGACGCCGGTCGGGCCTCCTGGTTGACCCTGGTGGCCTACGTCCGGGCCACCGTGCTGGTGGCCTTCATCGACGCGCTGGGCATCGGGATCGCCCTGGTGCTGTTCGACGTGCCGTTCGCCTTCCCACTGGCCGCACTGGTGTTCCTCGGCGCCTTCATCCCGATCGTCGGTGCCACCCTGTCCGGTGCGGTGGCGGTGCTGGTCGCCCTGGTCGACAGCGGCTGGGTCACCGCCCTGGCGATTCTCGGGGCGGTGATCGTGGTGCAGCAGCTGGAGGGCAACGTCCTCCAGCCCTGGATCATGGGTCGGGCGGTGGCCCTGCACCCGCTGCCGGTGGTGCTGGCGGTGACCGCCGGGGTGGTGCTCGACGGCATCGTCGGAGCACTCGTCGCCGTACCGTTGATCGCCGTGCTCAACACCGCGGTCCGCCGCCTGGCCCGCCGCCCCCCGGAACCGGCCCCGCCGGTCCCGGACGCGGTGGTCGTCCGCTCCACCGCGCCATAA
- a CDS encoding NfeD family protein, with product MDAVFWIVLGVVLAVAEIFTATLFVLMFAVGAFAAAGAAALGAPVAVQAVVFAAVSALTVLAARPVIRRHRQSALESGDTAFGIEAIEGSTALVLEQVDSDKGMVKIDGEVWTARAYDGTQVLAPGERVQVIQVKGAVALVWRDVATPTELPEVER from the coding sequence ATGGATGCCGTGTTCTGGATCGTGCTGGGCGTGGTGCTGGCGGTCGCTGAGATCTTCACGGCGACCCTGTTCGTGCTCATGTTCGCGGTCGGTGCGTTCGCCGCTGCCGGTGCCGCCGCGCTCGGTGCTCCGGTGGCGGTGCAGGCGGTCGTCTTCGCGGCCGTCTCGGCGCTGACCGTCCTGGCGGCGCGGCCGGTGATCCGGCGACACAGGCAGTCGGCGTTGGAGAGCGGCGACACCGCGTTCGGGATCGAGGCGATCGAGGGCTCCACCGCCCTGGTGTTGGAGCAGGTCGACTCGGACAAGGGCATGGTGAAGATCGACGGCGAGGTGTGGACCGCCCGAGCCTACGACGGCACCCAGGTTTTGGCTCCCGGCGAACGGGTGCAGGTTATTCAGGTCAAGGGAGCGGTAGCCCTGGTCTGGCGGGATGTTGCGACGCCCACTGAGCTACCCGAAGTGGAGAGGTGA
- a CDS encoding serine hydrolase domain-containing protein — MSLRPETARQLDVLVAEAQLTGHVPSLIVGVIRDGALVHLSAAGTHPTPDADLQFRIGSITKTMTAALIMQERDAGRLALDDPLRRHLPEAEAAGPVTLRQLLGHISGLQREPDGPWWERSDGVDLRTLLAGFSAAKVAYPPHRAFHYSNLAYGLLGGALERITKTPWEQLLRERILDPLGMHRTTYAATAPFAPGYVVHPWHDTLREEPLTDTGAMAPAGQLWSTVADLARWAAFLAEPDPAVLAPQTLDEMCAPMAMVDLDSWRAGRGLGLALHREGERVYAGHGGSMPGYLAVLEVHRPSRTAVVGFANAYAFRVGGLGTLGRQLLTQVLDAEPTPPRAWSPVDTPPPADVAALTGRWWWMGIPLDLVWDATTGELVGTMPGDPVSRYRPEGPDRWRAVSGEEHGEVLAVLRDQTGRPVTLDIATFVFTRSPDQVP, encoded by the coding sequence ATGTCGCTACGTCCGGAAACCGCCCGTCAGCTCGACGTCCTGGTGGCCGAGGCCCAGTTGACCGGTCACGTTCCGTCATTGATCGTCGGGGTGATCCGCGACGGCGCTCTGGTCCATCTGAGCGCCGCCGGCACCCACCCGACTCCCGACGCCGACCTGCAGTTTCGGATCGGTTCGATCACCAAGACGATGACCGCGGCGCTGATCATGCAGGAACGCGACGCCGGTCGGCTGGCGCTCGACGACCCCCTGCGGCGGCATCTGCCGGAGGCCGAGGCGGCCGGGCCGGTCACCCTGCGGCAGTTGCTCGGACACATCAGCGGTCTGCAACGGGAGCCGGACGGACCGTGGTGGGAACGTAGCGACGGGGTCGATCTACGTACGCTGCTGGCCGGATTCTCCGCCGCGAAGGTCGCGTACCCCCCGCACCGCGCCTTCCACTACTCCAACCTGGCGTACGGGCTGCTCGGCGGGGCCCTGGAACGGATCACGAAGACCCCGTGGGAGCAACTGCTGCGGGAGCGGATCCTCGACCCCCTGGGGATGCATCGCACCACCTACGCCGCCACCGCGCCGTTCGCCCCCGGCTATGTGGTGCACCCGTGGCACGACACCCTGCGGGAGGAACCGCTTACGGACACCGGGGCCATGGCACCGGCCGGGCAGCTCTGGTCCACCGTGGCGGACCTGGCCCGCTGGGCGGCCTTCCTGGCCGAGCCCGATCCGGCCGTCCTGGCCCCGCAGACCCTGGACGAGATGTGCGCCCCGATGGCGATGGTCGACCTGGACTCCTGGCGGGCCGGACGCGGGCTCGGACTGGCACTGCACCGCGAGGGCGAGCGGGTGTACGCCGGACACGGCGGCTCGATGCCCGGTTACCTGGCCGTGCTGGAGGTGCATCGCCCCAGTCGTACCGCGGTGGTCGGTTTCGCCAACGCGTACGCCTTCCGGGTCGGCGGTCTCGGCACCCTGGGCCGGCAGCTGCTCACCCAGGTCCTGGACGCCGAACCGACGCCGCCCCGAGCCTGGTCGCCGGTCGACACACCGCCCCCGGCCGACGTGGCCGCCCTGACCGGCCGCTGGTGGTGGATGGGCATTCCCCTGGACCTCGTCTGGGACGCCACTACCGGGGAACTGGTCGGGACCATGCCGGGTGATCCGGTCAGCCGCTACCGCCCGGAAGGCCCGGACCGCTGGCGGGCCGTCAGCGGCGAGGAACACGGCGAGGTGCTGGCCGTGCTCCGCGACCAGACGGGCCGCCCGGTGACCCTGGACATCGCCACCTTCGTCTTCACCCGATCCCCCGACCAAGTCCCCTGA
- a CDS encoding DUF3097 domain-containing protein, translating to MGRRYGEDVLAGDWRRRKVIPEVDAEADLVVEDADSGFCGAVVGFESGAVVLEDRHGKRRNFPLRPAAFLLDGQPVTLRRPARAPVPAARRRTASGSVAVEGARARVARASRIWVEGVHDAALVERIWGDDLRIEGVVVEPLEGIDDLDAAVREFGPAPHRRLGVLVDHLVPGSKESRIVARVTSPHVLVTGHPYVDVWQAVKPAALGIRAWPVVPPGRPWKEGVCAALGVAEPADMWRHILSRVNTYAEVETPLINAMERLIDFVTEPG from the coding sequence ATGGGGCGGCGGTATGGCGAGGACGTTCTGGCGGGGGACTGGCGGCGGCGGAAGGTGATTCCGGAGGTCGACGCCGAGGCGGACCTGGTGGTCGAGGACGCCGATTCGGGTTTCTGTGGCGCGGTGGTCGGGTTCGAGTCCGGTGCGGTGGTGCTGGAGGACCGGCACGGTAAGCGGCGCAACTTCCCGCTGCGTCCCGCCGCCTTCCTGCTCGACGGTCAGCCGGTCACCCTGCGCCGACCCGCCCGGGCGCCGGTGCCGGCCGCGCGTCGGCGTACCGCCTCGGGTTCCGTAGCGGTCGAGGGGGCACGCGCCCGCGTCGCCCGGGCCAGTCGGATCTGGGTGGAGGGGGTGCACGACGCCGCCCTGGTCGAGCGGATCTGGGGTGACGACCTGCGCATCGAGGGTGTGGTGGTGGAACCCCTGGAGGGCATCGACGACCTCGACGCCGCGGTACGCGAGTTCGGCCCGGCCCCGCACCGGCGGCTCGGCGTTCTCGTCGACCATCTCGTGCCCGGCTCGAAGGAGAGCCGGATCGTGGCCCGGGTGACCTCGCCGCATGTGCTGGTCACCGGGCATCCGTACGTCGATGTGTGGCAGGCGGTGAAGCCGGCGGCGCTGGGCATCCGGGCGTGGCCGGTGGTGCCGCCGGGGCGGCCGTGGAAGGAGGGGGTCTGCGCGGCGCTGGGGGTCGCCGAGCCGGCCGACATGTGGCGGCACATCCTGTCCCGGGTCAACACCTACGCGGAGGTGGAGACCCCGCTGATCAACGCCATGGAGCGGTTGATCGATTTCGTCACCGAGCCGGGCTGA